In Pseudophryne corroboree isolate aPseCor3 chromosome 3, aPseCor3.hap2, whole genome shotgun sequence, a genomic segment contains:
- the LOC135054680 gene encoding oocyte zinc finger protein XlCOF22-like — MKIHLFIIKNLSLVIKKIFYILTVSCDGEDLTHTDMYTPTDHTQYTATHIKEKPASCDGRDLTHTDMYTPTDHTQYTSTRIKEEPASCDGGDLTHTDMYTPTDHTQYTSTHIKEEPALCDVGDLTHTDMYTPTDHTQYTSTYIKEEPASCDGGDLRHTDMYTPTGHTQYTSTHIKKEPVSCDGGDLTHTDMYTPTGHTQYTSTHIKEEPASCDEGDLTHTDMYAPTGHTQYTSTHIKKEPVSCDGGDLTHTDMYTPTDRTQYTSTHIKEEPVSCDGGDLTHTDMYTPTDHTQYTSTHIKEELASFDGGDLTHTDMYIPTGHTQYTSTHIKEEPVSCNGRDLTHTDVYTPTDHTQYTSAHIKEEPDSYDGGDLTHTDMYIPTGHTQYTLTHIKEESISCNGGNLTHTDIYTSIDHTQYKSTHAEEELGSSSKGETCVKNRSSHLRHQRKKNLDTNRDKSWSCPECGKCLSSKGSLNNHQRTHTGEKPFPCSECDKCFTLKANLVRHQRTHTGEKPFPCSECGKCFAQKSDLVAHQRTHTGEKPFPCSECGKRFICKSNLTVHQISHTDEMPFRCSECEKCFTRKSELVLHERSHTGEKPFPCFECGKRFTCKAHLVRHQRGHTGEGPFRCSECGKCFSHKSELGTHQRSHTGERPFPCSECGKCFNCGSLLKRHQKIHTGVKPYTCSECGKCFTQKSNLVKHQRSHTGERPFPCSECGKCFNRSSHLKTHQKIHIEQKP; from the coding sequence ATGAAGATCCATCTGTTCATAATAAAGAATCTATCCCTTGTGATAAAGAAAATCTTCTACATCCTGACAGTTTCATGTGACGGAGAagatctcacacacactgacatgtatactcctacagatcatacacagtatacagctaCTCATATTAAGGAGAAACCAGCCTCATGTGATGGAagagacctcacacacactgacatgtatacacccacagatcatacacagtatacatctactcgtattaaggaggaaccagcctcatgtgatggaggagacctcacacacactgacatgtatacacccacagatcatacacagtatacatctactcatattaaggaggaaccagcCTTGTGTGATGTaggagacctcacacacactgacatgtatacacccacagatcatacacagtatacatctacttatattaaggaggaaccagcctcatgtgatggaggagatctcagacacactgacatgtatacacccacaggtcatacacagtatacatctactcatattaagAAGGAACCAGTTTCATGCgatggaggagacctcacacacactgacatgtatacacccacaggtcatacacagtatacatctactcatattaaggaggaaccagcCTCGTGTGATGAaggagacctcacacacactgacatgtatgcacccacaggtcatacacagtatacatctactcatattaagAAGGAACCAGTTTCATGCgatggaggagacctcacacacactgacatgtatacacccacagatcgtacacagtatacatctactcatattaaggaggaaccagtTTCATGCgatggaggagacctcacacacactgacatgtatacacccacggatcatacacagtatacatctactcatattaaggaggaactGGCCTCATTtgatggaggagacctcacacacactgacatgtataTACCCACAGGTCATACACAATATACATCaactcatattaaggaggaaccagtctcatgtaATGGAAGAGACCTCACACATACTGACGTGtatacacccacagatcatacacagtatacatctgctcatattaaggaggaaccagaCTCATAtgatggaggagacctcacacacactgacatgtatatacccacaggtcatacacagtatacattgactcatattaaggaggaatcAATCTCATGTAATGGAGGaaatctcacacacactgacatttaTACATCCATAGATCACACACAATATAAATCTACTCATGCTGAGGAGGAACTAGGGTCTTCTTCCAAAGGTGAAACATGTGTTAAGAACAGGTCCAGTCATCTTCGACACCAGAGGAAAAAGAATCTAGATACCAATAGAGACAAATCTTGGTCCTGCCCTGAATGTGGAAAATGTCTTTCTAGTAAGGGATCGCTTAATaaccatcagagaactcacacaggtgagaagccatttccatgctcggaGTGTGACAAATGTTTCACATTAAAagcaaatcttgttagacatcagagaactcacacaggtgagaagccatttccgtgttctgagtgtgggaaatgttttgctcagaaatcagatcttgttgcacatcagagaactcacacaggtgagaagccatttccatgttctgagtgtggtaaaCGTTTTATATGTAAATCAAATCTTACTGTgcatcagataagtcacacagatgagatgccATTTAGATGCTCTGAGTGTGAAAAATGTTTTACAAGGAAATCAGAGCTTGTTCTGCatgagaggagtcacacaggtgagaaaccatttccatgttttgagtgtgggaagcgGTTTACATGTAaagcacatcttgttagacatcagagaggtcacacaggtgaggggccatttagatgctctgaatgtgggaaatgtttctcaCATAAATCAGAACTcggtacacatcagagaagtcacacaggtgagaggccatttccatgttctgagtgtgggaaatgttttaactgTGGCTCACTTTTGAAAAGACATCAGAAGAtccacacaggtgtgaagccatatacatgctctgagtgtgggaaatgttttacacaaaaatcaaatcttgttaaacatcagagaagtcacacaggtgagaggccatttccatgttctgagtgtgggaaatgttttaaccgTAGCTCACATCTGAAAACACATCAGAAGATCCATATAGAGCAGAAACCATGA